A single region of the Amphiprion ocellaris isolate individual 3 ecotype Okinawa chromosome 4, ASM2253959v1, whole genome shotgun sequence genome encodes:
- the ints12 gene encoding integrator complex subunit 12 produces the protein MAGPVSLELDPIFLKGLSYLHSKSKDSAEKLKALLDESLARGSDSSYRSLQKDIEVSKGSVSKLSLSKQDSKSSSSSSSSSSSSSGSSKSSSEKSKKESEKRPSEKVRVDLGEVDPPKKPRLEKQENRSSPITVQTSKDLLPNINDDETNADDFAMEMGLACVVCRQMTVTMGNQLVECQECHNLYHQDCHKPQVTDKEVNDPRLVWYCARCTRQMKRMAQKPPQKPSPVSASSAPVVKDTLVKKTELKPKAETTSTFQAFKRTEVKPPTTSANPTGSGSSSSGSGLTGWAAFGAKTSPSLPVSSKLGSSGPSGSSKTLTTPSGQKPVGLSGLAGTKSGLGGAKISGGNNGNGSSQGNLKAPPPLTLGKQPLNRSSSGEGQGKGSASSGAGSPGSSQPSAGGNGGSNGGGNGNNGNGSKAAPGDKAPTSQESQLNAMKRLQLVKKKAAQKKLKK, from the exons ATGGCTGGACCTGTCAGTTTGGAGTTGGATCCCATCTTTCTAAAGGGACTAAGTTATTTGCACTCCAAAAGTAAAGACTCAGCTGAGAAGCTCAAAGCTCTACTTGATGAGTCCCTTGCAAGAGGAAGCGACTCATCCTACCGTTCATTACAAAAG GATATAGAGGTGTCAAAGGGGTCTGTGTCAAAACTGAGCTTAAGTAAACAAGACTCCAAGTCCTCCTCGAGTTCCtcatcctccagcagcagcagcagtggaagtaGCAAATCCAGCTCGGAGAAGAGTAAGAAAGAATCAGAGAAGAGGCCCTCTGAGAAG GTCCGGGTTGACTTGGGTGAGGTGGACCCTCCGAAAAAGCCTCGTTTAGAGAAACAGGAAAATCGTTCTTCTCCGATTACTGTTCAGACAAGCAAAGACCTTCTGCCAAACATAAATGACGATGAAACTAATGCCGACGACTTTGCCATGGAAATGGGCCTGGCTTGTGTGGTTTGCAG ACAAATGACAGTGACCATGGGAAACCAGCTGGTTGAGTGCCAGGAGTGTCATAATTTGTACCACCAGGACTGTCACAAGCCTCAGGTGACAGACAAAGAAGTGAACGACCCACGGCTTGTCTGGTATTGTGCCCGCTGCACCAGGCAAATGAAACGCATG GCCCAGAAACCTCCACAGAAGCCATCTCCTGTGTCTGCATCATCCGCGCCTGTTGTTAAAGATACGCTGGTGAAAAAGACGGAGCTTAAACCCAAAGCTGAAACAACCAGCACCTTCCAAGCCTTCAAAAGAACAGAAGTGAAG CCACCTACCACGTCAGCCAATCCCACTGGCAGCGGCTCTTCCTCCTCAGGCAGCGGGCTTACAGGCTGGGCTGCATTTGGCGCCAAAACAAGCCCATCTCTTCCCGTTAGCTCCAAGCTAGGTTCCTCAGGCCCAAGTGGGAGCAGCAAGACCTTGACAACACCTTCCGGTCAGAAACCTGTCGGGTTGTCTGGACTAGCTGGGACCAAGTCAGGACTTGGGGGTGCCAAGATATCTGGGGGCAACAATGGAAACGGCTCCAGCCAGGGAAATCTGAAAGCTCCTCCACCTCTGACTCTGGGTAAACAGCCACTGAACCGTTCATCCAGTGGTGAAGGCCAAGGGAAAGGCTCGGCTTCGTCAGGGGCCGGCTCCCCCGGCAGCTCCCAGCCAAGCGCTGGAGGGAACGGAGGCAGTAACGGAGGAGGTAACGGGAACAATGGGAATGGGTCAAAGGCTGCACCAGGGGACAAAGCACCGACGTCTCAAGAGTCCCAGCTTAACGCCATGAAAAGGTTACAACTCGTGAAGAAGAAAGCGGCGcagaagaaactgaagaaatga